Proteins co-encoded in one Brassica oleracea var. oleracea cultivar TO1000 chromosome C4, BOL, whole genome shotgun sequence genomic window:
- the LOC106337399 gene encoding probable glutamate carboxypeptidase 2 — MSQPLTTVAGISFRQPPPLCSFLFIIVLLVATFYTLHHPDATPPHLFSPNTHNSLTLRRLFLSSASNATVSSYLHSLTRHPHLAGTKPSLDTLNYVLTHFQSLRLDDTRVVEYEALLSYPTHISVTARFSNNTTVEFDLNDDVSSSSGVVTPYHAYSPSGSAQGTVVFVNRGEERDYRALEVIGVSVRGCLVLARKGETLGRGVVVKIAETKGALGVLIYDEKDGGALGGIERGTVMRGIGDPVSPGWPGVVGGEKLSLDDDRVSRRFPKIPSLPLSLHNAEIILASLGGARAPVEWRSGRVGSSQRVGPGRVVVNMTLQGEMKMKKIHNVVATIRGSEEPDRYVILGNHRDAWTYGAVDPNSGTSALLDIGRRFSLLLESGWRPRRTILLCSWDAEEFGMIGSTEWVEEHVLNLGASAVAYLNVDCAVQGSGFFAGATPQLDSVLVDALKLVQDPDDVTLTVEETFKSQNNNIERLSRVDSDFSGFLHHAGIPSIDMYYGADYPVYHTAFDSYDWMIRNADPLFHRHVAMGGIWGLLGIILADEPVLPFDYISYAEQLQAHRDAVSKLLEGKVSVDPLSVAIQEFSLVAKEVADEAKKLKEQAYSKYDVAVAAKRRELNDRMMLAERGFLDSEGIKGKEWFKHLVYGPAAEPESKLCFFPGIADAIATNSSDGSIKHEIWRVTRAIQRASKALKGGFT; from the exons ATGTCACAGCCTCTCACAACAGTCGCCGGCATCTCTTTCCGTCAGCCACCGCCGCTCTGTTCTTTCCTCTTCATCATAGTCCTCCTCGTAGCCACTTTCTACACTCTCCACCACCCAGACGCCACTCCTCCTCATCTCTTCTCCCCAAACACACACAACTCCCTCACTCTCCGCCGCCTCTTCCTCTCCTCCGCCTCTAACGCCACCGTCTCCTCTTACCTCCACTCCTTAACCCGTCATCCTCACCTCGCCGGAACAAAACCCTCTTTAGACACGCTCAACTACGTCCTAACCCACTTCCAAAGCCTCCGTCTTGACGACACCCGCGTCGTCGAGTACGAAGCTCTCCTCTCTTATCCTACGCACATCTCCGTCACGGCGCGTTTTAGCAACAATACAACAGTGGAGTTCGACTTAAACGACGACGTTTCCTCCTCCTCTGGCGTCGTTACGCCTTACCACGCTTACTCGCCGTCTGGCTCCGCGCAGGGTACCGTTGTCTTCGTGAACCGCGGCGAGGAGAGAGACTACCGCGCGCTTGAGGTGATCGGAGTGAGCGTTAGAGGTTGTTTGGTTTTAGCGAGAAAGGGAGAGACTTTGGGGAGAGGAGTGGTTGTGAAGATAGCAGAGACTAAAGGTGCTCTCGGCGTCTTGATATACGACGAGAAAGACGGTGGTGCGCTCGGGGGGATCGAGAGAGGCACGGTGATGAGAGGTATCGGAGACCCGGTTAGTCCGGGTTGGCCCGGGGTCGTCGGAGGAGAGAAGCTGAGCTTGGATGATGATCGTGTCTCTCGGAGATTCCCAAAGATTCCGTCTTTGCCTCTGTCTCTCCACAATGCAGAGATCATATTGGCTTCTCTTGGCGGCGCTAGAGCTCCGGTGGAGTGGAGATCCGGTCGGGTCGGGTCAAGTCAACGGGTTGGCCCGGGACGGGTTGTTGTAAACATGACGTTACAG GGGGAGATGAAGATGAAGAAGATTCACAATGTTGTGGCTACAATAAGAGGTAGTGAGGAACCGGACCGGTATGTGATTCTTGGGAACCATAGAGACGCATGGACTTATGGAGCTGTTGATCCAAACAGTGGAACTTCTGCTTTACTTGACATTGGTCGACGATTCTCTCTTTTGCTTGAATCTGGCTGGAGACCTCGTAGGACCATTCTCCTTTGTAGTTGGGATGCTGAAGAGTTCGGAATG ATTGGATCAACGGAATGGGTTGAAGAACATGTTCTTAACTTAGGTGCAAGTGCTGTTGCTTATCTTAATGTTGATTGTGCGGTCCAAGGCTCTGGATTTTTTGCTGGTGCAACTCCTCAACTAGACAGTGTTCTTGTAGATGCCTTGAAGCTG GTCCAAGATCCTGATGATGTAACTTTGACAGTTGAAGAGACATTCAAGTCTCAGAATAACAAT ATAGAGAGGCTAAGTAGAGTGGATTCTGATTTTTCCGGTTTTCTTCATCATGCTGGGATACCGTCTATAGACATGTACTATGGAGCAG ATTATCCTGTCTATCACACCGCTTTTGACTCCTATGATTGGATGATACGCAATGCTGATCCATTGTTTCATCGTCATGTTGCAA TGGGTGGAATTTGGGGACTTTTGGGTATCATATTGGCTGATGAGCCAGTCTTACCGTTTGATTACATCTCTTATGCAGAACAGTTGCAG GCACATAGAGATGCAGTGAGCAAGCTCTTAGAAGGGAAAGTCTCTGTTGATCCTTTAAGCGTGGCGATACAAGAGTTCTCTTTAGTTGCTAAAGAAGTTGCAGATGAAGCAAAG AAGCTAAAGGAACAAGCATACAGCAAATATGATGTTGCAGTAGCTGCCAAGAGAAGAGAGCTAAATGACAGGATGATGCTTGCAGAAAGAGGGTTCCTGGATTCAGAAGGGATCAAAGGGAAAGAATGGTTCAAGCATCTT GTGTATGGACCTGCAGCAGAACCAGAGAGCAAGCTATGTTTCTTCCCGGGAATAGCAGATGCTATTGCAACAAACTCATCAGACGGATCAATCAAGCATGAGATATGGAGAGTCACAAGAGCTATTCAGAGAGCAAGCAAAGCTCTTAAAGGAGGGTTCACATGA
- the LOC106337400 gene encoding LOW QUALITY PROTEIN: CDT1-like protein b (The sequence of the model RefSeq protein was modified relative to this genomic sequence to represent the inferred CDS: inserted 5 bases in 3 codons): protein MSSIENASKKPSMASASSNPESRFSTXRPRDSDKPVKRQILTSPRKPETTLKLPERFEILDECFNGLVTAIRLLKLKGSLTSIANICPKIEYLTNLIFSYDHLAQMKHIYPEAIEVKRVLKCDEVTSCMKPTRHINLNTDATELEDTSCGTKYMQLRTVFYSKLVDFYKAHPKDEIPKELLPEPFNFSKKDSDTISVVDVEXENDGFDVQMEEIEQQEDKVNNVIPDSTLLDGTEECLLPNTESTPAKVLSTPSKDLSTPIKLMSATPXLQPSRRCLTMTPDDDSDSVRPTNDLERRPSRTRCLNFDTLEEEDGTVSDESNDEANDDEASDASYDEDSDASYDEISLLHSVRTKEPRAETVKQNLPKLVDVIHKLFRSTNKTVITKEELLHKMIACQIDIMDRKEVEEQLRLMLQLVPDWISETKASFGDVLVSINKMSTPDTVRARLEEATSQDTSTTPDK from the exons ATGAGCTCGATCGAAAACGCTTCAAAGAAGCCATCTATGGCCTCTGCTTCTTCGAATCCAGAATCACGTTTCTCTAC AAGACCTCGTGACAGCGACAAACCCGTCAAGAGGCAGATCTTGACTTCGCCCAGAAAACCTGAAACAACCTTGAAATTGCCGGAAAG GTTTGAGATTCTGGATGAATGCTTTAATGGGTTGGTCACCGCGATTAGGTTGCTCAAGCTAAAGGGGTCTTTGACTTCGATTGCTAATATATGTCCCAAGATTGAGTATCTTACTAATCT GATCTTCTCGTATGATCATTTGGCTCAGATGAAGCATATTTATCCAGAAGCCATTGAAGTGAAGAGAGTTTTGAAGTGTGATGAAGTCAC TAGTTGTATGAAACCTACTCGTCACATTAACTTAAACACCGATGCAACTGAACTTGAAGATACAAGTTGCGGAACTAAATACATGCAGCTTAGAACGGTGTTCTACTCAAAGCTTGTAGATTTTTACAAAGCTCATCCTAAG GATGAGATTCCGAAAGAACTACTTCCTGAACCGTTCAATTTCTCCAAAAAGGATTCAGACACAATAAGTGTAGTGGACGTGGA TGAAAATGATGGGTTTGATGTTCAAATGGAGGAGATTGAGCAACAAGAAGATAAAGTCAACAATGTAATTCCAGATTCTACTTTATTAGATGGTACTGAGGAATGTTTGTTACCAAACACAGAGTCAACCCCAGCCAAAGTTTTGTCAACTCCCTCCAAGGATCTGTCAACACCAATCAAGCTCATGAGTGCTACAC CGCTGCAGCCCTCTAGAAGATGTCTTACAATGACTCCAGATGATGATAGTGACTCTGTTAGACCAACAAATGATCTGGAAAGGCGTCCTTCTCGCACTAGGTGTCTGAATTTCGATACTCTGGAGGAAGAAGATGGAACAGTCAGTGATGAATCTAATGATGAAGCAAACGATGATGAAGCTAGTGATGCTTCCTACGATGAAGATAGTGATGCTTCCTACGATGAAATTAGTCTGCTGCACTCAGTAA GAACCAAAGAACCAAGGGCTGAAACCGTGAAGCAAAACTTGCCTAAGCTTGTTGATGTGATTCATAAATTGTTTCGCTCAACAAACAAAACGGTCATCACCAAGGAAGAGCTTCTTCACAAGATGATCGCATGCCAAATCGATATAATGGATAGAA AGGAAGTGGAGGAACAGCTAAGGTTGATGCTGCAATTGGTTCCGGATTGGATCTCTGAAACAAAAGCATCTTTTGGGGATGTTCTTGTTAG CATTAATAAAATGTCCACTCCAGACACTGTACGTGCAAGACTCGAGGAAGCAACTTCACAGGACACTTCCACCACTCCTGATAAATAA